The Candidatus Manganitrophaceae bacterium genome contains a region encoding:
- a CDS encoding ketoacyl-ACP synthase III, whose amino-acid sequence MKAQIVGTGSYVPEMIMTNHDLEEKVQTNDQWIVERTGIRERRIAAKDESTSDLAVKAALKAMKAAGIRPDQIDLIIVATSMPDMFFPSTACIVQDKLKATRAAAFDLSAACSGFVYALSVGEQFIRSGGSQFVLVIGSETMSRLTDWTDRSTCILFGDGAGAVVLAPSDSERGVLSVHLHTDGKLWDLICVPGGASAMPVSEKVLAEHLNTIRMKGSETFKVAVRNLEEVAREVLQANDLSPSDVDFIVPHQANLRILNAVASRLDIPKEKMIVNLDRYGNTSAASIPMALDEAVLDGRIKKGHTLLFLAFGGGLTWASALVRY is encoded by the coding sequence ATGAAGGCTCAAATTGTTGGGACCGGTTCCTATGTTCCTGAAATGATCATGACCAATCATGATCTTGAGGAAAAGGTTCAAACGAATGATCAATGGATCGTCGAGCGAACCGGTATTCGGGAAAGGCGGATTGCTGCAAAGGATGAATCGACCTCAGACCTTGCAGTGAAGGCGGCCTTAAAAGCGATGAAGGCGGCCGGCATCCGCCCGGACCAGATTGATCTCATTATTGTCGCCACATCCATGCCGGACATGTTTTTCCCCTCAACCGCGTGCATTGTACAGGATAAATTGAAGGCGACCCGTGCGGCCGCCTTTGATCTCTCGGCTGCCTGCTCCGGTTTTGTCTATGCGCTTTCGGTGGGAGAACAATTTATCCGGAGCGGCGGCTCTCAATTCGTTCTCGTCATTGGTTCAGAGACGATGTCCCGCTTGACAGACTGGACAGACCGGAGTACCTGTATTCTATTTGGGGATGGTGCCGGTGCGGTCGTTCTGGCGCCTTCTGATTCGGAGCGCGGCGTCCTTTCTGTTCATCTTCACACAGATGGGAAGCTGTGGGATCTTATCTGTGTGCCGGGCGGCGCGTCGGCGATGCCTGTATCTGAGAAGGTCCTGGCGGAACATCTCAATACAATCCGGATGAAGGGAAGTGAGACCTTCAAGGTTGCGGTCCGGAACCTTGAAGAGGTTGCAAGGGAGGTGCTTCAGGCGAATGACCTTTCTCCTTCGGATGTGGACTTTATCGTTCCGCATCAAGCGAATCTACGGATACTGAATGCCGTTGCCAGCCGTCTTGATATTCCGAAAGAAAAGATGATTGTGAATCTTGACCGGTATGGAAACACATCAGCGGCATCCATCCCTATGGCATTGGATGAAGCGGTTCTTGATGGGAGAATTAAGAAGGGACATACTCTTCTTTTTCTGGCTTTTGGGGGCGGGCTGACGTGGGCCTCGGCCTTGGTCCGATATTGA
- a CDS encoding SDR family oxidoreductase codes for MKEEVDLNNEFLKGWALILGASSGFGEACALELARAGMDIFGVHLDRRGTMPNVDRITSTIKEMGREALFFNINAADAEKRNGVLDEMKKRLADDENGGAVHVLIHSLAFGTLKPFIGPSGKAIIAKPQMEMTLDVMANSLIYWTQDMLHRDLLAKGGRIFSMTSAGGARVWKTYGAVSAAKSALESHTRQLALELGPMGISVNAIRAGVTDTPALRKIPGSEEMIQMAKAKNPRGRLTTTEDVAGVIVLLSHPRAHWITGNVIGVDGGEFIVD; via the coding sequence ATGAAGGAGGAGGTTGACTTGAACAATGAATTTCTTAAAGGCTGGGCGCTGATTCTTGGGGCTTCAAGCGGTTTTGGCGAGGCTTGTGCCTTGGAGTTGGCGCGTGCCGGTATGGATATCTTTGGCGTCCATTTGGACCGCAGGGGAACAATGCCTAATGTGGACCGGATTACTTCGACGATTAAAGAGATGGGGCGGGAGGCCCTGTTTTTTAATATCAATGCGGCGGATGCGGAAAAGCGAAACGGCGTTCTGGACGAGATGAAGAAAAGGCTGGCGGATGATGAAAACGGCGGTGCTGTTCATGTTCTCATTCATTCTTTGGCCTTTGGAACCTTGAAGCCCTTCATTGGCCCCTCGGGCAAGGCGATCATTGCCAAACCTCAGATGGAAATGACCCTCGACGTCATGGCAAACAGTCTCATTTATTGGACCCAGGACATGCTTCATCGAGATTTGCTGGCAAAGGGCGGAAGGATTTTTTCCATGACCTCTGCCGGCGGTGCGCGTGTCTGGAAGACCTATGGTGCGGTATCGGCTGCCAAGTCTGCGCTTGAATCTCATACGCGCCAGTTGGCGCTCGAACTCGGACCGATGGGGATTTCGGTCAATGCGATTCGTGCCGGGGTTACAGATACTCCCGCGCTGAGAAAAATACCGGGCAGTGAGGAGATGATTCAAATGGCGAAAGCAAAAAATCCCCGTGGGCGCTTGACGACGACGGAGGACGTTGCAGGAGTGATCGTCCTCCTTTCTCACCCCAGGGCCCATTGGATCACTGGAAACGTCATCGGGGTGGACGGCGGAGAATTCATCGTCGATTGA
- the plsX gene encoding phosphate acyltransferase PlsX, which yields MKIALDAMGGDHAPETIVEGAVLAARDLDVEIILVGDEKKVETALSRHVTTGLPLSIVHASQKVEMEDSPSSVIRKKRNSSIWIATELVKKSEAVAVISAGNTGATMASSLFVLGPLSGVERPAIATLLPTLKGQAVLIDVGANVDCKPQHLFQFAIMGAMYAEKILGIPEPSVGLLSIGEEDTKGNELTKEVFKMLKKSSLAFVGNVEGRDVYSGDTDVVVCDGFIGNVALKISEGLSDAIIKFLKREIMASPMGKLGYFFLKPSFARFKKKIDYAEYGGAPLLGVDGITIICHGNSSGHAIMNAVRVARDFHKKGMNRHIKEQIGTQMQLSSPLVEKKL from the coding sequence ATGAAAATTGCGTTGGATGCGATGGGAGGGGATCACGCTCCTGAGACGATCGTCGAAGGAGCTGTCTTGGCGGCTCGAGATCTGGACGTCGAGATCATTCTCGTCGGGGACGAAAAGAAGGTTGAGACTGCGCTCTCCCGCCATGTGACTACGGGCCTACCTTTATCGATCGTTCATGCCTCACAGAAGGTCGAAATGGAGGATTCTCCTTCCTCTGTGATTCGAAAGAAAAGAAATTCTTCCATCTGGATTGCAACCGAACTGGTCAAGAAATCGGAAGCCGTTGCTGTGATCAGCGCCGGAAATACCGGGGCCACGATGGCGAGTTCACTCTTTGTCCTGGGGCCGCTCTCCGGGGTTGAACGCCCGGCGATTGCCACCCTTCTTCCAACATTGAAAGGGCAGGCGGTTTTGATTGATGTTGGTGCGAATGTCGATTGCAAACCGCAGCATCTTTTCCAGTTTGCGATTATGGGGGCGATGTATGCCGAAAAAATCCTGGGCATTCCGGAACCCTCCGTGGGTCTCCTCAGCATTGGAGAAGAAGACACAAAAGGGAACGAGTTGACGAAAGAAGTCTTCAAGATGTTGAAGAAGAGTTCCCTCGCCTTTGTCGGAAATGTGGAGGGCAGAGATGTCTATTCGGGGGATACCGATGTTGTGGTCTGCGATGGCTTTATAGGGAACGTTGCGCTCAAGATTTCTGAAGGACTTTCTGATGCCATTATTAAATTTCTTAAACGGGAAATTATGGCTTCCCCCATGGGAAAACTGGGCTACTTTTTTTTGAAGCCTTCGTTTGCACGGTTTAAAAAGAAGATTGACTATGCTGAGTATGGGGGAGCCCCTCTTTTGGGCGTGGATGGCATCACCATTATTTGTCATGGAAACTCTTCGGGACATGCGATCATGAATGCGGTTCGCGTTGCGAGGGATTTCCATAAGAAGGGGATGAATCGTCACATCAAAGAACAGATTGGAACGCAAATGCAACTTTCCAGCCCCTTGGTTGAAAAGAAGTTATGA
- a CDS encoding 50S ribosomal protein L32: MPHPKHKQSKSRRDKRRSHMSLKTPGVVRCPQCQEPRIPHRVCMNCGTYKGREVVAVKEI, encoded by the coding sequence ATGCCGCATCCAAAACACAAACAATCAAAATCGAGACGGGATAAGAGAAGATCCCATATGAGCCTGAAGACTCCGGGCGTTGTGCGCTGTCCCCAGTGTCAGGAGCCGCGCATTCCACATCGCGTCTGCATGAATTGTGGAACATATAAGGGCCGGGAAGTCGTCGCGGTGAAAGAAATATAG